The proteins below come from a single Borreliella afzelii genomic window:
- a CDS encoding L-lactate dehydrogenase, with product MLKSNKVVLIGAGGVGSSFAYALTIDNSLVHELVIIDVNEDKAKGEVMDLNHGQMFLKKNINVLFGTYKDCVNADIVVITAGLNQKPGETRLDLVGKNSKIFKDIITNVVSSGFDGIFVIASNPVDIMTYVTMKYSKFPIHKVIGTGTILDTSRLRYFLSDRFNVNTQNIHSYVMGEHGDSSFVTWDETKIAMKPLSEYLSEGKITELELDEIHKKVVNAAYEVIKLKGATYYAIGLGIKNIVNAIIGDQNIILPISSYINGQYGGLIKDIYIGAPAIVCKEGVKEVLNFKISPKELEKFNNSANQLKSYIDKIEF from the coding sequence ATGCTTAAGTCTAATAAAGTTGTTCTTATTGGAGCTGGTGGAGTAGGTTCAAGCTTTGCTTATGCTTTGACAATAGACAATTCGCTTGTACATGAACTTGTAATTATTGATGTTAATGAGGATAAAGCAAAAGGTGAGGTTATGGACCTTAATCATGGCCAAATGTTTTTAAAGAAGAATATTAATGTATTGTTTGGGACTTATAAAGATTGTGTTAACGCAGATATTGTTGTAATTACAGCAGGACTTAATCAAAAACCTGGTGAAACAAGACTTGATTTGGTTGGTAAAAATTCTAAAATCTTTAAAGATATTATAACTAATGTTGTATCTAGTGGTTTTGATGGTATTTTTGTCATTGCAAGTAATCCTGTAGACATTATGACTTATGTTACAATGAAATATTCTAAATTTCCTATTCATAAGGTTATTGGTACCGGTACTATTCTTGATACTTCAAGACTTAGGTATTTTTTAAGCGATCGTTTTAATGTGAACACTCAAAATATACATTCATATGTTATGGGCGAGCATGGTGATAGTTCTTTTGTTACTTGGGATGAAACAAAAATAGCAATGAAGCCTTTATCAGAATACCTTTCTGAAGGCAAAATAACTGAGTTGGAGCTTGATGAAATTCATAAAAAGGTTGTGAATGCTGCTTATGAGGTGATTAAGCTCAAGGGAGCAACCTATTATGCTATTGGACTTGGTATTAAGAATATTGTAAATGCAATAATTGGAGATCAGAATATCATTCTGCCAATATCTTCTTATATTAATGGCCAGTATGGGGGATTAATTAAAGATATTTATATTGGAGCACCTGCTATAGTTTGTAAAGAAGGAGTCAAAGAAGTTTTAAACTTCAAGATAAGTCCTAAAGAGCTTGAGAAGTTCAACAATTCTGCTAATCAGCTTAAAAGCTATATTGATAAAATAGAATTTTAG